One genomic window of Sphingobacterium oryzagri includes the following:
- the purD gene encoding phosphoribosylamine--glycine ligase, with protein MNILIIGSGGRESAFAYKLSKSPRLNQLFIAPGNAGTGQYGKNVDLKVTDFEGIAAFALANAIDLLLVGPEEPLVKGIHDYFLDRDDLKHIPVVGPQKEGAQLEGSKDFSKEFMFRHGVPTAAYKSFDKTNLEDGLAYLETQKLPIVLKADGLAAGKGVLICETLEDAKAELKAMIADAKFGDASSVVVIEEFLKGIELSVFVLTDGNSYKVLPSAKDYKRIGEADTGLNTGGMGSISPVPFADETFLNKVEERIIKPTVEGLKKDNIPYKGFIFIGLMNVDGEPFVIEYNVRMGDPETESVLPRIESDLVDLLEGVAQGDLHERSFTVSPKTAVTVMLVSGGYPGDYESGKEISNIENVEDSIVFHAGTKMLDGKVLTAGGRVLAVTTMQDNLFDALQQATADAGRIFFERKYFRRDIGFDLI; from the coding sequence ATGAACATTTTAATTATCGGTTCGGGCGGGAGAGAGTCTGCCTTTGCATATAAATTATCAAAAAGTCCACGGTTGAACCAGTTGTTTATTGCGCCAGGTAATGCGGGAACTGGCCAATATGGTAAAAATGTGGATTTAAAAGTGACGGATTTTGAAGGAATAGCGGCTTTTGCATTGGCTAACGCTATCGATTTGCTATTGGTAGGACCAGAAGAACCTTTGGTGAAAGGTATTCATGATTATTTTCTGGATCGCGACGATTTGAAGCATATTCCGGTTGTCGGACCGCAAAAAGAAGGCGCGCAATTAGAGGGGTCGAAAGATTTCTCCAAAGAGTTTATGTTTCGTCATGGCGTTCCGACAGCAGCTTACAAATCTTTTGATAAAACGAATTTGGAAGATGGGTTAGCTTATTTGGAAACCCAAAAATTACCGATTGTTTTGAAGGCAGATGGTTTGGCGGCAGGCAAAGGCGTGCTGATCTGCGAGACACTGGAGGATGCTAAAGCGGAACTGAAAGCGATGATTGCTGATGCTAAGTTTGGCGATGCCAGTTCGGTTGTGGTGATTGAGGAATTTTTGAAAGGCATTGAATTATCGGTTTTCGTGTTAACTGATGGAAATTCGTATAAAGTGTTGCCTTCGGCAAAAGATTATAAACGTATTGGCGAAGCAGATACCGGACTGAATACAGGCGGTATGGGGTCGATTTCTCCGGTTCCGTTTGCTGACGAGACGTTCTTAAATAAAGTAGAAGAACGTATTATCAAACCGACGGTAGAAGGACTTAAAAAAGACAATATTCCATATAAGGGTTTTATTTTTATCGGCTTGATGAATGTGGATGGTGAGCCTTTTGTTATTGAATACAACGTGCGGATGGGTGATCCGGAAACGGAGTCTGTGCTGCCGCGTATCGAGTCGGATTTAGTGGATTTGCTGGAAGGTGTGGCGCAGGGAGATTTGCACGAGCGCTCGTTTACTGTTAGCCCGAAGACGGCGGTTACGGTGATGTTGGTATCGGGTGGTTATCCTGGTGATTATGAATCGGGCAAGGAGATTTCGAATATAGAGAATGTTGAAGATTCGATTGTATTTCATGCGGGCACGAAAATGCTGGACGGTAAAGTGTTGACAGCTGGTGGTCGTGTTTTAGCGGTTACCACTATGCAAGATAACCTGTTTGATGCACTTCAGCAGGCTACGGCGGATGCTGGTCGTATCTTTTTCGAACGCAAATATTTCCGTCGGGATATTGGTTTTGATTTGATTTAA
- a CDS encoding TonB-dependent receptor plug domain-containing protein → MIAKRLLLFAVLSLIFSATRAQDIQTLLGKINAYHDARPIEKIYLQLDKQHYTAGETIWFKAYSVINVENLLSNLSQTAYVDLIDPKDRVLNKLRIPVVSGIGLGDITLTDTLIEGTYHLRAYSNWMRNDSASYFYSQNIEISNGRVDNVLTRSGMEGENYRVQLQDLQENPIADVNVRYEISKEAKSLKRGRVKTAVDGKLDIPFRAEYGDAKLIIAFENKEQAPIEKIFKLPKAAAENSIQLFAEGGSLLAGTLNKIAAKALRPNGLGIAAKTYIITAQGDTAAIIVTNSLGMGASPIFIEAGTAFRAVTQFEDGSVKESALPEIATSGYGIQVNNGNAAKLFAQLNISADQQDGGELYFVIQYLGRPYYVSKQLANKSELIFSVAKDELPNGVLTISILNGKLQPIMERPVFISKTTSYLPLKTALSTPATGTRQQVTVSLETGDSNDSVRHALLSAAVINTAKVNEATAGAGNILSNLLLSADIKGFIETPGYYFQEDVKINEIDNLLLTQGWRKMDWITADTVRSEPSFLPEKGISIRGQARKLGRKAPASGAAITLVSTKSFMDFIDTVANENGDFVFEDLVFPDSIKFLITAKNEKGKNNIDIIVPPYVPPTIGFNKNAAAEKNDINSLLREELVASKQYFAGLESQGLMEKTIAIQEVVVTARSPAKKASENSANLNGPGNADQIISAEDLETCPTLEMCLNGRLLGVIFRGGRPYSTRGGGEMQVVLDGMYIEGDQLSMISPMDIQSVEVLRNINYTAIYGSFGTNGLLIISTKTGKDALRNYVPKGIVTIQPMGYHLNKTFYKPTYEVDSETKLNQDFRSTIHWEPNIVTDVQGKATFDFYTSDEKGTYLITIEGVDLTGRIVRKTIDLKVE, encoded by the coding sequence ATGATCGCCAAACGACTCTTATTATTTGCCGTTTTGTCCTTGATTTTCAGCGCTACGCGTGCGCAGGATATTCAAACCTTACTCGGAAAGATAAATGCCTATCATGATGCTAGACCGATTGAAAAAATATACCTTCAGCTCGATAAGCAACACTATACTGCCGGTGAAACAATCTGGTTTAAAGCCTATTCCGTTATCAACGTCGAAAATCTATTATCTAATCTCAGTCAAACCGCCTACGTCGATCTTATTGATCCAAAAGACCGCGTATTAAACAAATTAAGAATTCCTGTCGTAAGCGGTATCGGCCTTGGCGATATTACGCTGACAGACACACTGATTGAAGGCACATATCACCTGCGCGCCTACAGTAACTGGATGCGAAACGATAGTGCCAGCTACTTTTACAGCCAAAATATCGAAATCAGCAACGGGCGAGTGGATAATGTACTTACCCGATCAGGCATGGAAGGTGAAAATTACCGCGTGCAGCTGCAGGACTTACAAGAGAATCCAATTGCAGACGTTAACGTACGCTACGAGATCAGTAAAGAGGCCAAAAGCTTGAAAAGAGGACGGGTTAAAACCGCTGTGGATGGAAAATTAGACATTCCCTTTCGTGCCGAATATGGCGATGCGAAACTTATCATCGCATTCGAAAATAAAGAGCAAGCGCCCATAGAAAAGATTTTTAAATTGCCAAAAGCAGCAGCGGAAAATAGCATACAGCTGTTTGCCGAGGGCGGATCGCTGCTGGCAGGCACACTAAACAAAATAGCGGCAAAAGCGCTTCGTCCGAATGGACTCGGCATAGCCGCAAAAACGTACATTATTACCGCGCAGGGAGATACCGCAGCGATTATCGTAACCAACAGTTTGGGCATGGGCGCCAGCCCAATTTTCATAGAGGCGGGCACGGCATTTCGCGCGGTTACGCAGTTTGAAGATGGCAGTGTAAAAGAATCTGCTCTACCTGAAATAGCCACATCCGGATACGGTATCCAAGTTAACAATGGAAACGCCGCTAAACTTTTCGCACAACTGAACATCAGCGCTGACCAGCAAGACGGCGGCGAGCTTTACTTTGTAATACAATACCTGGGCCGCCCCTATTACGTATCGAAACAACTCGCCAACAAAAGCGAACTTATTTTTTCGGTCGCAAAAGACGAACTTCCAAACGGTGTATTAACCATCAGCATATTGAATGGCAAGCTGCAACCGATTATGGAACGGCCTGTTTTTATTTCTAAAACGACAAGCTACCTGCCCCTAAAGACGGCGCTGAGTACACCAGCTACAGGCACGCGTCAGCAGGTGACGGTATCTCTGGAGACAGGCGACAGCAATGATAGCGTCCGCCACGCCCTGCTTTCCGCAGCTGTAATCAATACCGCGAAAGTAAATGAAGCTACTGCAGGCGCGGGCAATATCCTGTCTAATCTCTTGCTGAGTGCAGATATTAAAGGCTTTATCGAAACGCCAGGGTATTATTTTCAAGAAGATGTTAAAATCAACGAAATCGATAATTTATTGCTAACACAAGGTTGGCGAAAAATGGATTGGATAACCGCAGATACAGTTCGTTCGGAACCGTCATTTTTACCAGAAAAAGGAATCTCTATTCGTGGCCAAGCCCGAAAATTGGGCAGAAAAGCACCCGCCTCAGGTGCCGCTATCACCTTAGTGTCGACCAAAAGTTTTATGGATTTTATAGACACCGTGGCCAATGAAAATGGTGATTTTGTATTCGAAGACCTCGTCTTTCCAGACAGCATCAAGTTCTTGATTACGGCTAAAAATGAAAAGGGCAAAAACAACATCGACATTATTGTGCCGCCCTATGTACCGCCAACCATCGGTTTCAACAAAAACGCCGCTGCGGAGAAGAATGACATCAACAGCTTACTGCGAGAGGAGCTCGTAGCGAGCAAGCAATATTTTGCCGGACTGGAATCACAAGGGTTGATGGAGAAAACGATCGCCATTCAAGAGGTGGTTGTCACCGCGCGTAGTCCTGCAAAAAAAGCGTCGGAAAACTCCGCAAACCTTAACGGCCCGGGCAACGCCGACCAGATAATCTCGGCAGAAGATCTCGAAACTTGTCCTACGTTAGAAATGTGTCTTAACGGCCGGTTGCTGGGCGTTATATTTCGCGGCGGGAGACCGTATAGCACTCGAGGTGGCGGAGAAATGCAGGTGGTGCTGGATGGAATGTATATCGAGGGCGACCAGCTTTCGATGATCAGCCCAATGGATATTCAGAGCGTCGAAGTTCTCCGAAACATAAATTACACAGCCATATACGGAAGTTTCGGCACCAATGGACTGCTCATTATTAGCACGAAAACAGGAAAAGATGCCCTCCGCAACTACGTCCCTAAAGGTATTGTAACGATACAACCCATGGGCTATCATCTCAACAAAACCTTTTACAAGCCAACTTATGAAGTGGATTCGGAAACCAAGTTAAACCAAGATTTTAGAAGTACAATCCACTGGGAGCCAAACATAGTTACCGATGTGCAGGGAAAAGCAACATTTGATTTTTACACATCAGACGAAAAAGGCACCTACCTCATCACAATAGAAGGTGTCGATTTAACGGGACGAATAGTGCGCAAAACGATTGATTTAAAAGTGGAGTAA
- a CDS encoding ExbD/TolR family protein, with protein MMAELANNNSSKGKKERSSLRNRPMPKVDLTAMVDLAFLLITFFMLTTSLNTPNKLDVAMPDKTGPISTPILLSEDRTLNLLLGDNNELTYYRGSAESPKTNPQKVHYGKLGLGELLAKMKAEIKQASGGQDMIVLIKPSPASVTRNLVDALDAVQRAAVARFMITKISDLEKKML; from the coding sequence ATGATGGCCGAATTAGCAAACAACAACAGCAGTAAAGGGAAAAAGGAGCGTAGCAGTCTACGTAACCGGCCGATGCCGAAGGTAGATTTGACGGCAATGGTCGATCTTGCTTTCTTATTGATTACGTTTTTTATGTTAACCACTTCGCTGAACACCCCAAACAAGCTGGATGTAGCGATGCCCGACAAAACAGGTCCGATATCGACGCCTATTTTATTAAGCGAAGACCGCACATTAAATCTTCTCCTAGGAGATAATAATGAATTGACTTATTACCGCGGCAGTGCAGAGTCGCCCAAAACGAATCCGCAAAAAGTGCATTATGGAAAGTTAGGCTTGGGCGAGCTGCTAGCGAAAATGAAAGCCGAGATCAAGCAGGCGAGTGGCGGGCAGGATATGATCGTTTTGATCAAGCCAAGTCCGGCCTCCGTAACGCGCAATCTGGTAGATGCATTGGATGCGGTGCAACGCGCTGCTGTCGCACGCTTTATGATTACAAAAATCAGTGATTTAGAAAAAAAGATGTTGTAG
- a CDS encoding enoyl-CoA hydratase/isomerase family protein, with amino-acid sequence MGEFIKTQTVDQITYIGLDRGKSNAMHLEMIQELHDELIRAKESSTVEAVILHGKEGYFSSGLDLITLYGYDEQHMQTFWEAFIDLIHTLASLPKPVIASITGHSPAGGCVLALCCDYRFMAEGEYIIGLNEVPVGIVVPSSIFDLYSFWIGGPQAYRNLLEGKLLSPADAKSIGLVDEVVPADRIQTLATRKAKSWMQFDRHAWGATKLNLRQELLRKVKDNKTAAIEQVLAQWWRPSTRQLLKTIIENLTKKKD; translated from the coding sequence ATGGGGGAATTCATCAAAACACAAACCGTCGATCAAATAACCTATATCGGGTTGGATCGCGGAAAATCCAATGCCATGCATCTGGAGATGATCCAGGAGTTGCATGATGAACTGATTCGTGCGAAAGAAAGTTCCACCGTTGAGGCGGTGATTTTGCACGGCAAAGAAGGGTATTTCTCTTCAGGCTTAGACTTGATTACACTATATGGCTACGACGAACAGCATATGCAAACTTTTTGGGAAGCCTTTATCGATCTTATTCATACGCTGGCTTCGCTTCCAAAACCGGTTATCGCATCGATCACCGGTCACAGCCCTGCCGGCGGTTGCGTGCTCGCCTTGTGCTGCGACTATCGCTTCATGGCTGAAGGTGAATACATCATCGGATTAAACGAAGTTCCTGTAGGTATTGTCGTGCCATCAAGCATCTTTGACTTATACAGCTTCTGGATCGGTGGGCCGCAAGCTTACCGAAATTTGCTGGAAGGCAAATTACTGTCACCGGCAGATGCAAAAAGCATCGGCTTGGTAGACGAAGTCGTACCCGCAGACCGTATACAGACATTAGCCACACGAAAAGCAAAAAGCTGGATGCAATTTGATCGACATGCCTGGGGCGCAACCAAACTTAACTTACGGCAGGAACTCCTGCGCAAGGTCAAAGACAACAAAACCGCAGCGATAGAGCAGGTATTGGCACAGTGGTGGCGACCTTCTACCCGACAGCTATTAAAAACAATAATAGAAAATCTCACAAAAAAGAAAGACTAA
- a CDS encoding SDR family oxidoreductase produces the protein MVQGALKADALQGKTVVVTGGGTGLGKAMAHYFSELGANLIISSRKLDVLQATAKEINDATGNPVEAIACDIRDIAQVEELLAKSEAAFGRVDMLLNNAAGNFISPTERLSANAFSTVIDIVLKGTVNCTLTFGKNWITKKQQASVLNIVTTYAFTGSGFVVPSAVAKAGVLAMTRSLAAEWGKYGIRNNAIAPGPFPTKGAWDRLLPGELLEKFDFKNKVPLKRVGEHQELANLAAFLLSDFAGFINGEVVTIDGGEWLQGAGEFNNLEAIPSEMWDVIEETIRKNNKS, from the coding sequence ATGGTACAAGGAGCATTAAAAGCCGACGCTTTACAAGGTAAAACAGTAGTCGTGACAGGTGGTGGAACCGGCTTGGGAAAAGCCATGGCGCATTATTTTTCAGAGCTAGGCGCCAACTTGATCATCAGCAGCCGAAAGCTGGACGTGCTGCAAGCAACGGCAAAAGAAATAAACGACGCAACGGGCAATCCGGTAGAAGCTATTGCCTGCGACATACGTGATATTGCACAGGTGGAAGAGCTACTTGCCAAAAGTGAAGCCGCTTTTGGTCGGGTGGATATGTTGCTCAACAACGCTGCGGGCAATTTTATTTCGCCCACAGAACGGCTTTCCGCGAATGCCTTTTCTACGGTAATCGATATTGTATTAAAGGGCACAGTCAATTGTACGCTGACTTTCGGAAAAAATTGGATAACTAAAAAACAGCAAGCCTCAGTATTGAATATAGTCACTACATATGCATTTACAGGATCAGGTTTTGTCGTGCCATCGGCTGTGGCCAAGGCTGGCGTACTGGCCATGACGCGATCGCTGGCGGCAGAATGGGGAAAATATGGCATCCGAAATAACGCTATTGCGCCAGGACCATTTCCGACCAAAGGTGCCTGGGACAGGTTGCTGCCCGGCGAACTTTTGGAAAAATTTGATTTTAAAAATAAGGTGCCGCTAAAAAGAGTTGGCGAGCACCAGGAATTGGCAAATTTGGCTGCATTCTTGCTATCTGATTTTGCCGGATTTATCAATGGTGAAGTTGTCACAATCGATGGTGGCGAGTGGCTGCAAGGTGCCGGCGAATTTAATAACTTGGAAGCCATTCCGTCGGAAATGTGGGATGTGATCGAAGAAACAATTCGAAAAAATAATAAATCATGA
- a CDS encoding phospho-sugar mutase: protein MNTIDQATNNRIQQWLTAEYDSETVAQVQQLVDNNEETELIDSFYKDLEFGTGGLRGIMGVGSNRMNKYTIGKATQGLANYLKKQFPDQAIKVAVSYDSRNNSQKFGHLVADVFSANGIHVYLFEALRPTPVLSFAVRHFGCQGGVMLTASHNPKEYNGYKAYWNDGGQLVAPHDKNVITEVDAISSVTEIKFDRQPENITLVGEDFDQHYVDANKKLSIHPEAVAAEKDLKIVFSSIHGTGVTIVPKMLEAWGFTNVHLVEEQATPDGNFPTVVYPNPEEEEAMSMAKKKGEELDADVVMATDPDADRVGLAVKNHKGEIQLLNGNQIGSLLIYYVLSSKKENGSLKDNDFIVKTIVTSNLMTAISDSFSVKHYETLTGFKFIGEVMTRVEGKENYLVGGEESYGFLVGDLVRDKDAVNACAFIAEMAAYFKSQGKSLFDVLLSLYEQYGFYQEKLISLTKKGKAGAEEIKQMMADLRANAPQTLGGVAVKEIRDYAHGVATVLASNSQSSIDLPKSDVLQFITVDGDVISARPSGTEPKIKFYCSVKEPLASRDAYEETAIKLEEKVKNIMADIVKD from the coding sequence ATGAATACCATAGACCAAGCCACAAACAATCGAATCCAACAATGGTTGACCGCCGAATATGATTCAGAGACGGTAGCACAAGTACAACAACTTGTCGATAACAACGAAGAAACAGAATTAATTGACTCGTTTTATAAAGACCTTGAATTTGGAACGGGCGGATTGCGCGGCATCATGGGTGTAGGTTCAAACCGAATGAACAAATACACTATTGGCAAGGCCACACAAGGCCTGGCCAACTATCTTAAAAAACAGTTTCCCGACCAAGCCATCAAAGTAGCCGTTTCTTACGATAGCCGTAACAATTCCCAAAAATTTGGGCATCTGGTGGCCGATGTGTTCTCGGCCAACGGTATTCATGTTTACTTGTTTGAAGCATTGCGCCCGACACCAGTTCTTTCTTTTGCCGTTCGCCATTTTGGCTGCCAGGGCGGTGTTATGCTTACAGCGTCTCACAACCCAAAAGAATATAACGGCTACAAAGCCTACTGGAATGACGGCGGACAGCTCGTTGCTCCGCACGATAAAAACGTAATTACCGAAGTGGACGCCATCTCATCGGTAACCGAAATAAAGTTTGATCGTCAGCCAGAAAACATCACGCTTGTTGGCGAAGATTTTGACCAGCATTATGTCGATGCCAACAAAAAACTTAGCATTCATCCGGAAGCTGTAGCCGCAGAAAAAGATCTTAAAATTGTGTTTTCCTCGATCCATGGTACCGGCGTGACCATCGTACCGAAAATGCTGGAAGCGTGGGGATTCACCAATGTACACTTGGTGGAAGAGCAGGCTACACCTGATGGTAATTTCCCGACAGTCGTTTACCCGAATCCCGAAGAAGAGGAAGCCATGTCTATGGCAAAGAAAAAAGGCGAAGAACTGGATGCGGACGTTGTGATGGCGACAGACCCGGATGCAGACCGCGTAGGGCTGGCTGTAAAAAATCATAAAGGTGAAATACAGTTATTGAACGGAAACCAGATTGGTAGCTTATTGATCTACTATGTGCTCTCCTCCAAAAAAGAAAACGGGAGCTTAAAAGACAATGATTTTATCGTAAAAACAATCGTTACCTCCAACCTGATGACTGCCATCAGTGACAGCTTTTCCGTAAAACACTATGAAACGCTGACAGGCTTTAAATTTATCGGCGAAGTGATGACCCGCGTAGAAGGAAAAGAAAACTACCTCGTAGGCGGCGAAGAAAGCTACGGCTTCTTGGTTGGCGACTTGGTAAGAGACAAAGATGCTGTAAACGCCTGTGCATTTATCGCAGAAATGGCTGCCTATTTTAAAAGTCAGGGTAAATCCTTATTTGATGTGCTCTTATCTCTCTATGAGCAATATGGTTTCTACCAGGAAAAACTGATTTCGTTGACAAAAAAAGGTAAAGCCGGAGCAGAAGAAATCAAACAAATGATGGCTGACTTACGCGCGAATGCGCCACAAACCTTAGGCGGTGTAGCGGTTAAAGAGATACGCGACTATGCCCATGGTGTAGCCACCGTATTGGCAAGCAACTCGCAAAGCAGTATCGACCTGCCAAAATCCGATGTTTTGCAGTTTATCACCGTAGATGGCGATGTGATATCGGCAAGACCATCAGGAACGGAGCCAAAAATCAAATTTTACTGTTCGGTAAAAGAGCCGCTTGCTTCCCGCGACGCTTACGAAGAGACGGCCATCAAGCTGGAAGAGAAAGTAAAAAATATCATGGCCGATATCGTTAAAGATTAA
- a CDS encoding NUDIX hydrolase: MEKWTLLDSRYIIQRPWATLRVDKLKLPNGNVKDEYYVLEYPTWVNMVAITENQEVLFVQQYRHGADEILIELPAGVVEENEDPAVAARRELLEETGYAFDTIEHICQLYANPATSGNITHTYLLTGGKKVQEQELDHSEDIEVVRMTMDEAKQFLADNKIGQALHSAALFYTFQKLGLL; encoded by the coding sequence ATGGAAAAGTGGACATTACTAGATTCACGGTATATTATTCAACGCCCCTGGGCGACTTTACGTGTGGACAAGCTAAAACTGCCAAACGGAAACGTGAAGGATGAATACTATGTGCTGGAATATCCTACCTGGGTTAACATGGTCGCTATTACCGAAAATCAGGAAGTGCTCTTTGTACAACAATATCGGCATGGTGCTGATGAAATCCTGATTGAGCTGCCTGCCGGTGTCGTGGAGGAAAACGAAGATCCGGCTGTTGCAGCAAGACGTGAGTTACTCGAAGAAACCGGCTACGCCTTTGACACGATCGAACATATCTGCCAGCTGTATGCCAACCCGGCAACCAGCGGCAACATCACGCATACTTACCTGCTCACGGGTGGAAAAAAGGTGCAGGAACAAGAACTCGATCATTCAGAAGATATTGAGGTGGTGCGCATGACGATGGACGAGGCTAAACAATTTTTAGCCGACAATAAAATCGGCCAGGCCTTGCACTCCGCAGCCCTGTTTTATACTTTTCAAAAATTAGGTTTGCTTTAG
- a CDS encoding nicotinamide mononucleotide adenylyltransferase translates to MAREIFETKRKALKINLNPDIYGTFAEIGAGQEVARNFFEAGAASGTIAKTISAYDMAFSDAIYGVEESGRYVSRTRLNKMLNHEFNLLTERLHGEKYGSKKFFAFADTVTTLNFTKTNDPHGWIGVRFQHEVGGPVNDIVIHIRLLDSDSRLQSKVLGILGVNLIFAAYYYAEDPQTMIESLVDNLSIGSVEIDLVKVSGPVFATANERLLNLYLIAKGFAKAAIFRPDAKAAQIKDYLYKKNIIILRTKYRQKSNPNFDLFNLAVEQFEKNTGATPEDSIVLIEVLMGNVLDDESAITDEDLKYFAERAEYLCSTGNNIIVSNFRRNNHLAEFVKSFKPKHVGIATNVYNLKNIFNTHQYNKEEYTNELLTYISGMFSKDVKLYAYPYLDRKTNQIVTTKNMPVADEAHHLFDFLTQNKYIVDIENYDEKFVKTV, encoded by the coding sequence ATGGCAAGAGAAATTTTTGAGACCAAGCGAAAAGCACTAAAAATTAACTTAAATCCAGATATCTACGGCACGTTTGCAGAGATTGGCGCAGGGCAGGAAGTCGCGCGCAACTTCTTTGAAGCGGGCGCTGCATCGGGCACTATTGCCAAAACGATTTCAGCCTATGATATGGCGTTTAGCGATGCGATATATGGCGTAGAAGAATCCGGACGATACGTTAGTCGCACACGCTTAAACAAAATGCTCAACCACGAGTTTAACTTGCTTACCGAGCGCCTGCATGGCGAGAAATACGGCTCAAAAAAATTCTTCGCTTTTGCTGACACCGTGACCACCCTTAACTTTACGAAAACAAACGATCCGCACGGTTGGATTGGCGTACGCTTTCAGCACGAAGTAGGCGGCCCGGTAAACGACATTGTGATTCACATACGCCTGTTAGACAGCGACTCTCGCCTACAATCAAAAGTTTTAGGCATACTTGGCGTCAACCTGATTTTTGCAGCGTATTACTACGCTGAAGATCCACAAACGATGATCGAGTCACTGGTCGATAACCTTTCCATCGGATCGGTCGAGATTGATTTGGTCAAAGTTTCCGGACCTGTATTCGCAACAGCGAATGAGCGCTTGCTAAACCTTTACCTAATTGCAAAGGGATTTGCCAAAGCAGCGATCTTCCGGCCTGACGCCAAAGCCGCTCAAATCAAAGACTACCTTTACAAAAAGAATATCATCATCCTGCGCACCAAATACCGCCAAAAATCGAATCCAAACTTTGACCTATTTAACTTAGCCGTGGAGCAGTTTGAAAAGAACACCGGCGCAACACCGGAAGATTCGATTGTGCTCATTGAAGTATTGATGGGCAATGTGCTCGATGACGAAAGTGCAATTACCGATGAGGATTTAAAATACTTTGCCGAGCGCGCCGAATACCTGTGCTCTACAGGCAATAATATTATCGTATCGAACTTCCGTCGAAATAACCACCTGGCTGAATTTGTCAAATCCTTCAAACCAAAGCACGTCGGTATCGCCACCAATGTGTATAACTTGAAGAACATCTTCAACACCCACCAGTACAACAAAGAAGAATACACCAACGAGCTGCTTACCTACATATCCGGCATGTTTAGCAAAGACGTAAAACTTTACGCTTACCCTTATTTGGATCGCAAAACAAACCAAATCGTGACCACTAAAAATATGCCTGTAGCAGACGAAGCTCACCACCTCTTTGACTTCTTAACGCAAAATAAATACATTGTAGATATCGAAAACTACGATGAGAAATTTGTGAAGACGGTGTAA